ACATTTTGTcatgaaattctttgttatgtaggtattcgtagttatgtgataataaGTACCTTAAATTTCTGTTCCTTTCatttgagattttatgaaactcatcttgaagttttattttttgctcAGCAAGGcacgcaaaaataaaaactcgTTTTacagactcgtttcataaaatctcatgaaATGAGCACTCATGCGAGATCCTATATGTAATGAACCTCAGGGGGACAAACAAAATAACTTCTTTATAAACATAGTTTGTTTCTATGTACtacagacatcttataggaaccttgacTGCCGAATGGTGTAGAAACTTACATTAACCTTAGTTGTAACCTAAAGTCAACTCAACTTCCAGATGCTTGACTTGGAGCTCTTCTGCTTCTAGAAGCTCTTTCCTCAGTCAGCTGATAGATCTCCAAAGATGAGCGCAAATCAAGTTGGCCTAAGGAGTCATCATGAATGTCTGGGTAACCATCTATCTATTCAATTTCATACTACTAAAAAGGGTCAGGTCATTTCCATTGATAGTAAAtggaaatataattatataactttttagTAAAAGATATGACAACTATGAgaaaaaatgggaaaataaCATTCTAAAAAACATTATGACAAGTTGACAATagcaatatatgtatgtacataccAAGTGTAGTTTGTCAGTGGCTTCCTCAAGTTTCATCTGCAGTTCACTCCTCTCTTTTTCAGCCTCAGAAGCATTTCTCTgtatttcattcatttcttcCAACAGTGTACAAACACGACCACTTTCTTCATTCTGTTCACTTAGTCTTTCGGCAAGTTCTTTTTCAAGGTTCTGTACTTTTTCATTCAATTCTGTCTTTTCTTTCTCCATTGATTTGTAAATACttttaaacttttcaaaggCAGCTGTTTTTGTCTGTCTTTCCATTTCCAAGTCTTTTAATTCTGATTTTAATTGAATACTATCATTTTCACTTTCTTCTAGTTTGAGTTCCAACATGCTGATTTTCTCATGAAGATTGCCAAGTTCTAATGACTGCTGCTCAAGATTTGTATTTCCTTGTGAAATCTCTGCCAAATGGGACTCTTTTTCTCTCAATAGTTCATCACATTTCTCTTGGAGACAAGGTAGTTGTTCAGCTTTGGGTTTTAAATTTGTAATTTCATCTTGCAAGGTGGCTTGTTCATTACACAGAGCCTCCACTTTGGTCTTCAACTGATCACATTCTTGCTGTAATGTTTCCTTTGTTTGAACTTCCATTTTTAAATCTTCTAGTTCTTGATTCAAACTGTCAGAAGTCTCTCCTAATTGAACCTTAAGGGATATATTGGTATCTTTTAAAGTGGAAATTTCTGAAAGTAACTGATTATTTATTTCTTCCAATTTCTCACATTTTTCTGTCACAATTGGAAGTTGTTCAATTTTGGATCCAACATCTGTCAACTCATCTTGCATGTTAAGACGTTCATCAGCCAAATCCTTCACAGTGGCTCGAAGTACTTCACATTCTTCTTCTAGCATAGCTACTTTTTGACTCTCAATTTCTTCTCCAATGCCTCCCTTTGTTCTTTCAGCCTCAAGTTTCTCTATTTGAAGCTTCAGTGTAGAGCATTCTTCCATTAATTCATTTACAACATCAGTGGAATCAGTGGCCTCCATTTTCCTTTCCTCCAGCTCCTGAACAGTTTCCCTTAACTTTTTACATTCCTCCTCCATCTCTGTCATTCTGTTTTCAGTTGGTATTTCACGATTCTCGCTCTGCAAAGTTTCCAGTTTCATGAGCAACACTGTTTTCTCTTCTTCCATGTCTTTCAGCTTTTGCTGCAAGTCGTTTGTAGTTTCTTTAAGATTCTGTAACTCATCATTCGATGTTTCTGGAGTCTCCTTTTCTTCTTTTAATGAATTCAGCTCGATTGCAAGAGTCTCCTTTTCTTGCATTAGTTCCTCAACCTTTTCTTTCAGAATTGGAAGTTGTTCAATTTTGGATCCAACATCTGTCAACTCATCTTGCATGTTAAGACGTTCATCAGCCAAATCCTTCACAGTGGCTCGAAGTATTTCACATTCTTCTTCTAGCGTAGCTACTTTTTGACTCTCAGTGTCTGCTCCTTCATCTGTGCATGTTCTTTCAGCCTCAAGTTTCTTTATTTGAAGCTTCAGTGTAGAGCATTCTTCCATTAATTCATTTACAACATCAGTGGAATCAGTGGCCTCCATTTTCCTTTCCTCAAGCTCCTGAACAGTTTCCCTCAACTTCCTACATTCCTCCTCCATCTCTGTCATTCTGTTTTCAGTTGGTATTTCACGATTCTCGCTCTGCAAAGTTTCCAGTTTCATGAGCAACACTGTTTTCTCTTCTTCCATGTCTTTCAGCTTTTGCTGCAAGTCGTTTGTCATTTCTTTAAGATTCTGTAACTCATCATTCGATGTTTCTGGAGTCTCCTTTTCTTCTTTTAATGAATTCAGCTCGATTGCAAGAGTCTCCTTTTCTTGCATTAGTTCCTCAACCTTTTCTTTCAGAATTGGAAGTTGTTCAATTTTGGATCCAACATCTGTCAACTCATCTTGCATGTTAAGACGTTCATCAGCTAAATCCTTCACAGTGGCTCGAAGTATTTCACATTCTTCTTCTAGCATAGCTACTTTTTGACTCTCAATTTCTTCTCCAATGCCTCCCTTCGTTCTTTCAGCCTCAAGTTTCTCTATTTGAAGCTTCAGTGTAGAGCATTCTTCCATTAATTCATTAACAACATCAGTGGAATCAGTGGCCTCCATTTTCCTTTCCTCCAGCTCCTGAACAGTTTCCCTCAACTTCCTACATTCCTCCTCCATCTCTGTCATTCTGTTTTCAGTTGGTATTTCACGATTCTCGCTCTGCAAAGTTTCCAGTTTCATGAGCAACACTGTTTTCTCTTCTTCCATGTCTTTCAGCTTTTGCTGCAAGTCGTTTGTAGTTTCTTTAAGATTCTGTAACTCATCATTCGATGTTTCTGGAGTCTCCTTTTCTTCTTTTAATGAATTCAGCTCGATTGCAAGAGTCTCCTTTTCTTGCATTAGTTCCTCAACCTTTTCTTTCAGAATTGGAAGTTGTTCAATTTTGGATCCAACATCTGTCAACTCATCTTGCATGTTCAGACGTTCATCAGCCAAATCCTTCACAGTGGCTCGAAGTATTTCACATTCTTCTTCTAGCGTAGCAACTTTTTGACTCTCAGTGTCTGCTCCTTCAACTGCGCATGTTCTTTCAGCCTCAAGTTTCTCTATTTGAAGCTTCAGTGTAGAGCATTCTTTCATTAATTCATTTACAACATCAGTGGAATCAGTGGCCTCCATTTTCCTTTCCTCAAGCTCCTGAACAGTTTCCCTCAACTTCCTACATTCCTCCTCCATCTCTGTCATTCTGTTTTCAGTTGGTATTTCACGATTCTCGCTCTGCAAAGTTTCCAATTTTGCAAGCAACACTGTTTTCTCTTCTTCCATGTCTTTCAGCTTTTTCTGCAAGTCGTTTGTAGTTTCTTTAAGATTCTGTAACTCATCATTCGATGTTTCTGGAGTCTCCTTTTCTTCTTTTAATGAATTCAGCTCGATTGCAAGAGTCTCCTTTTCTTGCATTAGTTCCTCAACCTTTTCTTTCAGAATTGGAAGTTGTTCAATTTTGGATCCAACATCTGTCAACTCATCTTGCATGTTAAGACGTTCATCAGCTAAATCCTTCACAGTGGCTCGAAGTATTTCACATTCTTCTTCTAGCATAGCTACTTTTTGACTCTCAATTTCTTCTCCAATGCCTCCCTTCGTTCTTTCAGCCTCAAGTTTCTCTATTTGAAGCTTCAGTGTAGAGCATTCTTCCATTAATTCATTTACAACATCAGTGGAATCAGTGGCCTCCATTTTCCTTTCCTCCAGCTCCTGAACAGTTTCCCTCAACTTCCTACATTCCTCCTCCATCTCTGTCATTCTGTTTTCAGTTGGTATTTCACGATTCTCGCTCTGTAAAGTTTCCAGTTTCATGAGCAACACTGTTTTCTCTTCTTCCATGTCTTTCAGCTTTTGCTTCAAGTCGTTTGTAGTTTCTTTAAGATTCTGTAACTCATCATTCGATGTTTCTGGAGTCTCCTTTTCTTCTTTTAATGAGTTCAGCTCCATTACGAGATTCTCCTTTTCTTGCATCAGTTCTTCAAACTTTTCCTTTAGAATAGGCAGATTTTCTACCTCAAGTCCAAAGCATGTTAATGTATCTTGTACTTTGAGTCGTTCCTCGACTAAATCCTTGGCTGTGCTTTTAAGCACTTCATAATCTTTGGTCAGTGTAGCCATCTTATTTTGTTCAGTGTCAACTTGTTCTATCAACTCTGATTTCTCAGTTCCAAGTTCCTCGACCTGCTTCTGTAGAATTGTACATTCCTCTTGCAGTTTACAAATGACATCTGTAGAATTAACTGAATCAGTTTTAGATGACGCTTTTTCTTCTTCTAGTTGTCTGATGGTTGCCTTCAACTGCTCACATTCTTCCTGTATTGTAGGTGTTGAAGCGTCCAGGGATTTAGCTCTGCGGTTAATCTCCAGTTCGCTCTGAAATTCAGTCATCTTTCGAGTCTGTATCTTCAGCTTGTGCTCTTTCTGGATCACTTCATCAGACAACTTTGTACATTCTTTCAAGATGGTGTTTTTCTCCTGTTGGTAAAGAAGTTAAAAAAACAAAGTGATTTTAAGACAATACTTTTCCTCAGATATGACACTGACAAATTTTGAGACATGTCCTTGTGTCATTTCACACCTTCACTGTTGGCGAAACAggtataaaaatgatatattcaaATCTTAAATATTATTTCTTAGAAAAGAAGCCGTAAGAAGGTATCCAACATTGAAAGACAGTAGCCTAAAGACAGGTGCATGAAATTGGCTTTAAGTTTTGATTATATAAAGGTACTGAGCTAACTTACATCATGTAATGCCACATTATATTCTTACATTGTACTGAGTGAACACAAGAAACTTACATCATGTAATTCTGCGATGTTTTCTTACATTGTATGAGTGAACAAAAGAAACTTACATCATGTAACTCTTCGATGTTTTCTTACATTGTACCAAGTTAACTCAGGAAACTTACATCATGTAATTCTGCGATGTTTTCCTCCAGTGATTTTCTTTCCAGATTATGGAAGGTGGACATATCATTGAACTCGGTTTTCAGTAGGGCATGTTCTTTCAGCAgaatttcatatttgtcttcccTGAAAatcatataacaaaaaaaaaaaaattatgtataaTGCTGATGATCTGGGTTTCCAGAATATCAATACAGGTACTAGATCACAACACAAAGCTGGGACTGGACATAATACTGTGCAACAGGAAATGTTTGTGAGTACTTTTTTTGTGGTTcggatatttcaaaatattgtgtgtGTAGAAATATCTGTGGTTGGTCAACTTTGCTGACGACTCATCTCTGATAAAACTGTTAGATAAGCAATTCAAGACTTaagattatttttcatacttacaaatcaatatgagcttttaatgtgttatacaccgcaaaaacaacattttgagaatttcagtactttcaatgcatctataggttttaattttgaaagtacaaataagagctaaaatgatttttggcagtagttcattatatttacatatatagtgAAGAGAAATGAGGACATATGGTCAGATCACGAAGTCAAGTtatggtctacaatttcatttcatatttttagtgTTACCGTactcgacccaataagtgcccatgtccccCTTTTagaggcctcgatttcaattgcccaggctaAGATAAAGAAGAAAACTAcaaaaaactgtatagatttgcattAACTTGTTATTATTAGttccttttcatttttcaatttttaaacgcctgggcttattgggttgaatacagtattagtaattgtaaagtgatttcttcAGAGCCAAGTTTCAAGAACATTCCTcaaatttaaggaattccttaacttaaaattctcataagaaagcattacagaaattAAGGAAGGCTTCTGAACTTAAAATTATTTCCTTATTCTGTTATGAATGACTTTTGAATGATAAATCATCAAACCTTATTATTGAAATAGACAAATGAAGAAAAACCAAGACTACCATGTCCTATTCTccagatttccctgtcctattccCAGACTTTCTTGTCCTATTCCCCagacttccctgtcctattccccagacttccctatcctattccccagacttccctgtcctattccccagacttccctgtcctattccccagacttccctgtcctattccccagacttccctgtcctattcccCAGACTTCCATATCCTATTCCCCAGGTTTCCCTGTCCTATTCCCCagacttccctgtcctattcccCAGGTTTCCCTGTTCTATTCCCCAGACTTCCCCGACATATTCCCATCTATTCATCAGACTTCTCTGTCCTATTCCCTAGACTTCCATGACCTATTCTTATCTATTCCccagatttccctgtcctattccAATCTATTTATCAGTGTCCTATTCCAATCTATTCAtcagatttccctgtcctattcATCAAACTTCTCTGTCCTATTCCCCagacttccctgtcctattccAATCTATTCATCAGACTTCTCTGTCCTATTTCCCagacttccctgtcctattccAATCTATTCATCAGACTTCTCTGTCCTATTCCCCagacttccctgtcctattccccagacttccctatcctattccccagacttccctgtcctattcccCAGACTTCCCTATCCTATTCCCCAGACTTCAATATCCTATTCCCCAGACTTCCTTGTCCTATTCATTAGACTTCCTCATCCTATTTTCCAGACTCCCCTGTACTATTCCCCAGACTTCCCCATCCTATTCATCCGACTTCCTTGTCCTATTCATCCGACTTCCATATCCTATTCCCCagacttccctgtcctattcatcagacttccctgtcctattcatcagacttccctgtcctattcccCAGACATCCATATCCTATTCCCCagacttccctgtcctattcccCAGGTTTCCCTGTCCTATTCCCCAGACTTCCCTGACACATTCCCATCTATTCATAAGACTTCCCTGACCTATTCCCATCTATTCATCAGACTTCTCTGTCCTATTCCCCagacttccctgtcctattccccagacttccctgtcctattccccagacttccctgtcctattccccagacttccctgtcctattccccagacttccatgtcctattccccagacttccatgtcctattccccagacttccctgtcctattcccCAGACTTCCCTGTCTTATTCCCATCTATTCATAAGACTTCCCTGACCTATTCCCATCTATTCATCAGACTTCTCTGTCCTATTCCCCAGACTTCCATGACCTATTCTTATCTATTCCccagatttccctgtcctattccAATCTATTCATCAGACTTCTCTGTCCTATTCCCCagacttccctgtcctattcATCAGACTTCTCTGTCCTATTCCCCAGACTTCCATGTCCTATTCATCAGACTTCTCTGTCCTATTCCCCagacttccctgtcctattccccagacttccctgtcctattccccagacttccctgtcctattcAATCTATTCATCagacttccctgtcctattccccagacttccctgtcctattcccagacttccctgtcctattcccagacttccctgtcctattcctcagacttccctgtcctattccccagtcctgtcctattccccagacttccctgtcctattcccCAGACTTCCCCTGTCCTATTCCCTagacttccctgtcctatttcccagacttccctgtcctattccccagacttccctgtcctattccccagacttccctgtcctattccccagacttccctgtcctattcATCTTTTCATCagacttccctgtcctattccctagacttccctgtcctattccAGTCTATTCATCAGACTTCTCTGTCCTATTTTCCAGACTTCCCTGTCCTATGCCCCAGACTTCCATGTCCACTATTCATCagacttccctgtcctattcATCAACTTCTGTCCTATTCCCCagacttccctgtcctattccccagacttccctgtcctattccccagacttccctgtcctattcccCAGACTTCCATGTCCTATTCCCTagacttccctgtcctattccAATCTATTCATCAGACTTCTCTGTCCTATTTCCCagacttccctgtcctattccAATCTATTCATCAGACTTCCTGTCCTATTTCCCagacttccctgtcctattcccTATTTATCAGACTTCTCTGTCCTATTCCCAagacttccctgtcctattccccagacttccctgtcctattccccagacttccctatcctattccccagacttccctatcctattccccagacttccctgtcctattcccCAGACTTCCTTGTCTATCCCAGACTTCTTCCTATTAGACTTCCCTCATCCTATTCATCagacttccctgtcctattccccagacttccctgtcctattcatcagacttccctgtcctattcatcagacttccctgtcctattccccagacttccctgtcctattccccagacttccctgtcctattccccagacttccctgtcctattcatcagacttccctgtcctattccccagacttccctgtcctattccccagacttccctgtcctattccccagacttccctgtcctattccccagacttccctgtcctattcccCAGACTTCCATGTCCTATTCCCCACTgacttccctgtcctattccccagacttccctgtcctattccccagacttccctgtcctattccccagacttccctgtcctattccccagacttccctgtcctattcccCAGACTTCCCTGACCTATTCCAATCTATTCATCAGACTTCTCTGTCCTATTCCCTAGACTTCCAGACTATCCCTGTCCTATTCCCCAGATTTCCCTGTCTAATTCCAATCTTTTCATCAGACTTCCATATCCTATTCCCTagacttccctgtcctattcccCAGACTTCCATGTCTTATTCATCAGACTTCTCTGTCCTATTTCCCAGACTTCTCTGTCCTATTCCCCAGACTTCCCTGTCTTATTCCAATCTTTTCATCAGACTTCCATGTCCTATTCCCTagacttccctgtcctattccaatctatttatcatatttatcagTGTCCTATTCCAATCTATTCCCCAGACTTCCCTGACCTATTCCCCAGACTTCAATATCCTATTCCCCagacttccctgtcctattccccagacttccctgtcctattcatcagacttccctgtcctattcatcagacttccctgtcctattccccagacttccctgtcctattccccagacttccctgtcctattcccCAGACTTCCCTGTCCTCAGACTTCCCTTCCCTATTGTCATagacttccctgtcctattcccCAATCATTCATCagacttccctgtcctattccccagacttccctgtcctattcccCAGACTTCCATACCCTATTCCCagacttccctgtcctattcccCAGACATCCATATCCTATTCCCCAGACTTCCCTGTTCGATTCATCAGACTTCCCTGTTCTATTCATCagacttccctgtcctattcatcagacttccctgtcctattccccagacttccctgtcctattccccagacttccctgtcctattcatcagacttccctgtcctattccccagacttccctgtcctattcccACAGACTTCCCTGTTCTATTCCCCACTGACTTCCATATCCTATTCCCCAGACTTCCATATCCTATTCCCCAGGTTTCCCTGTCCTATTCCCCAGACTTCCCAGTCCTATTCCCCAGGTTTCCTGTTCTATTCCCCAGACTTCCCCGACATATTCCCATCTATTCATCAGACTTCTCTGTCCTATTCCCTAGACTTCCATGACCTATTCTTATCTATTCCccagatttccctgtcctattccAATCTATTTATCAGTGTCCTATTCCAATCTATTCATCagacttccctgtcctattcATCAAACTTCTCTGTCCTATTCCCCagacttccctgtcctattcccaagacttccctgtcctattccccagacttccctgtcctattcccCAGACTTCCATGTCCTATTCCCTagacttccctgtcctattccAATCTATTCATCAGACTTCTCTGTCCTATTTCCCagacttccctgtcctattccAATCTATTCATCAGACTTCTCTGTCCTATTCCCCagacttccctgtcctattccAAAGACATCCATATCCTATTCCCCAGACTTCCCTATCCTATTCCCCAGACTTCCCTATCCTATTCCCCAGACTTCAATATCCTATTCCCCAGACTTCCTTGTCCTATTCATTAGACTTATTCATCCTATTTCCCAGACTCCCCTGTACTATTCCCCAGACTTCCCCATCCTATTCATCCGACTTCCATATCCTATTCCCTagacttccctgtcctattcccCAGACTTCCATGTCTTATTCATCAGACTTCTCTGTCCTATTCCCATCTATTCATCAGACTTCTCTGTCCTATTCCCCAGACTTCCATGACCTATTCTTATCTATTCCCCAGATTTCCCTGCCCTATTCCAATCTATTCATCAGACTTCTCTGTCCTATTTCCCagacttccctgtcctattcccCAGACTTCCCTGTCTTATTCCAATCTTTTCATCAGACTTCCATATCCTATTCCCTagacttccctgtcctattcccCAGACTTCCATGTCTTATTCATCAGACTTCTCTGTCCTATTCCCATCTATTCATCAGACTTCTCTGTCCTATTTCCCagacttccctgtcctattccAATCTATTCATCAGACTTCTCTGTCCTATTTCCCagacttccctgtcctattcATCAGACTTCTCTGTCCTATTCCCATCTTTTCATCAGACTTCCATGTCCTATTCCccagatttccctgtcctattccAATCTATTTATCAGTGTCCTATTCCAATCTATTC
This portion of the Argopecten irradians isolate NY chromosome 6, Ai_NY, whole genome shotgun sequence genome encodes:
- the LOC138324931 gene encoding early endosome antigen 1-like isoform X3, translated to MTEFQSELEINRRAKSLDASTPTIQEECEQLKATIRQLEEEKASSKTDSVNSTDVICKLQEECTILQKQVEELGTEKSELIEQVDTEQNKMATLTKDYEVLKSTAKDLVEERLKVQDTLTCFGLEVENLPILKEKFEELMQEKENLVMELNSLKEEKETPETSNDELQNLKETTNDLKQKLKDMEEEKTVLLMKLETLQSENREIPTENRMTEMEEECRKLRETVQELEERKMEATDSTDVVNELMEECSTLKLQIEKLEAERTKGGIGEEIESQKVAMLEEECEILRATVKDLADERLNMQDELTDVGSKIEQLPILKEKVEELMQEKETLAIELNSLKEEKETPETSNDELQNLKETTNDLQKKLKDMEEEKTVLLAKLETLQSENREIPTENRMTEMEEECRKLRETVQELEERKMEATDSTDVVNELMKECSTLKLQIEKLEAERTCAVEGADTESQKVATLEEECEILRATVKDLADERLNMQDELTDVGSKIEQLPILKEKVEELMQEKETLAIELNSLKEEKETPETSNDELQNLKETTNDLQQKLKDMEEEKTVLLMKLETLQSENREIPTENRMTEMEEECRKLRETVQELEERKMEATDSTDVVNELMEECSTLKLQIEKLEAERTKGGIGEEIESQKVAMLEEECEILRATVKDLADERLNMQDELTDVGSKIEQLPILKEKVEELMQEKETLAIELNSLKEEKETPETSNDELQNLKEMTNDLQQKLKDMEEEKTVLLMKLETLQSENREIPTENRMTEMEEECRKLRETVQELEERKMEATDSTDVVNELMEECSTLKLQIKKLEAERTCTDEGADTESQKVATLEEECEILRATVKDLADERLNMQDELTDVGSKIEQLPILKEKVEELMQEKETLAIELNSLKEEKETPETSNDELQNLKETTNDLQQKLKDMEEEKTVLLMKLETLQSENREIPTENRMTEMEEECKKLRETVQELEERKMEATDSTDVVNELMEECSTLKLQIEKLEAERTKGGIGEEIESQKVAMLEEECEVLRATVKDLADERLNMQDELTDVGSKIEQLPIVTEKCEKLEEINNQLLSEISTLKDTNISLKVQLGETSDSLNQELEDLKMEVQTKETLQQECDQLKTKVEALCNEQATLQDEITNLKPKAEQLPCLQEKCDELLREKESHLAEISQGNTNLEQQSLELGNLHEKISMLELKLEESENDSIQLKSELKDLEMERQTKTAAFEKFKSIYKSMEKEKTELNEKVQNLEKELAERLSEQNEESGRVCTLLEEMNEIQRNASEAEKERSELQMKLEEATDKLHLIREMEEEVLNSQEEARRLQQENSQLTDKIEIMKQTLEMQKSHISELSSVEKQKQECEETISVKNKELEQLKAEISTLKEEKSSIQSLSVMNSSAPWEEEKKQLYKLLHHDRTKYVQQTAELNRLKELTPLLLSKRDELEKKLEKGVDESELGQKLKLAESDADKYYELYNQTQERMEELESSLKENQADMETIKARVLQAETKAEELQKTNARYWEELGEKKMMIFARDTVIEKFEEKKQTLVRQYEETIEMKDDRIKKLKAEIRQRDADVTFSVQSPQKGENSSTSNNQMSVVDKFSAYMLEAKNLRLEREVKKLEKKVLKLEEHPIVKPCTCEVQEIQTKFEEMRAEKEKIQTEFNHLKKRYLMKHGGRDLPKEEQTPQTEELKTSLPKQRMNLRRPQTNQSKEQMSDNQCKQQ